In one window of Nerophis ophidion isolate RoL-2023_Sa linkage group LG05, RoL_Noph_v1.0, whole genome shotgun sequence DNA:
- the map1lc3cl gene encoding microtubule-associated proteins 1A/1B light chain 3C, with the protein MAPFEKSMEMMPFKQRKCLETRKDEVCSIRSKFPNKLPVIVERYLREKALPLLDKTKFLVPFELTLGQFLCLLRNKIDLESSQALFLLVAERSMSCMSSSMGEVYSRYRDPDGFLYITYASQEMFGGS; encoded by the exons ATGGCGCCCTTTGAGAAGTCCATGGAGATGATGCCCTTCAAGCAGAGGAAGTGTTTAG AAACAAGGAAAGATGAAGTGTGCAGCATCCGGTCCAAGTTCCCCAACAAGTTACCC GTGATCGTGGAGCGTTACCTGCGCGAGAAGGCCCTCCCTCTGCTGGACAAGACCAAGTTCTTGGTTCCCTTCGAGCTCACCTTAGGACAGTTCCTGTGCCTGCTCAG GAACAAGATCGACCTGGAGTCCAGCCAGGCTCTCTTCCTGCTGGTGGCGGAGAGGAGCATGTCCTGCATGTCCTCCAGCATGGGGGAGGTCTACTCTCGCTACCGGGACCCCGACGGCTTCCTCTACATCACCTACGCCTCGCAGGAGATGTTCGGGGGCAGCTGA